A window of the Streptomyces sp. NBC_01351 genome harbors these coding sequences:
- a CDS encoding MFS transporter: protein MSGTKQSSPIEETEVKSGGRGRWLALSVLVLAVLLVAVDATVLGLATPSLSEDLKPSGTQLLWIGDIYSFVIAGLLVSMGSLGDRIGRKKLLLVGATAFGAVSVLNAYATSPEMMIVARALLGVAGATLMPSTLALIRNIFHDPKERSLAIGIWGATASAGAAVGPVVGGALLQHFWWGSVFLINLPVMIVLVIVGVKLLPESKNPVAGPWDLVSVGLSLVGVIGVVYAVKEAATHGLTWEVAATAVLGAAALYAFVRRQFTLPSPLLDMRLFRHRGFSGAVLADLLTVFGLSGLVFFLSQFLQLVQGRDPLEAGLAELPAAIGAVVTGLVAGRYARRYSVRVIVTGGLAAIGLALGALTVLHKESGYPLLGAALLAVGLGAGFSFTVTADVILSSVPKEQAGSASAVSETAYELGAALGIALLGSIVTGVYQGFTAPASVPGPVADAAHESLGGAVEAAKTLDPGTAGQMLDAAQEAFVDGLRLASGVGAAVLLATAAAAWFLLKGQELQDGVEH from the coding sequence ATGAGCGGTACCAAGCAGTCGAGCCCGATCGAGGAGACGGAGGTCAAGAGCGGCGGCCGCGGGCGCTGGCTGGCGCTCTCCGTCCTCGTGCTGGCCGTGCTGCTGGTCGCGGTGGACGCCACCGTGCTCGGCCTCGCCACCCCCTCGCTCTCCGAGGACCTCAAGCCGTCCGGCACCCAGCTGCTGTGGATCGGCGACATCTACTCGTTCGTCATCGCCGGTCTGCTGGTGTCGATGGGCAGCCTCGGCGACCGCATCGGCCGCAAGAAGCTGCTCCTCGTCGGCGCCACCGCCTTCGGCGCCGTCTCGGTCCTCAACGCGTACGCGACCAGCCCCGAGATGATGATCGTCGCCCGGGCCCTGCTCGGCGTGGCCGGCGCGACCCTGATGCCGTCCACCCTCGCGCTGATCCGCAACATCTTCCACGACCCCAAGGAACGCAGCCTCGCCATCGGCATCTGGGGCGCGACCGCCTCGGCCGGCGCGGCCGTCGGACCGGTCGTCGGCGGAGCACTGCTCCAGCACTTCTGGTGGGGCTCGGTCTTCCTGATCAACCTCCCCGTGATGATCGTCCTGGTCATCGTCGGCGTCAAGCTGCTTCCCGAGTCCAAGAACCCGGTCGCCGGCCCCTGGGACCTCGTCAGCGTCGGCCTCTCCCTCGTCGGTGTCATCGGCGTCGTCTACGCCGTCAAGGAAGCCGCCACCCACGGCCTGACCTGGGAGGTCGCGGCCACCGCGGTGCTCGGTGCGGCCGCCCTGTACGCCTTCGTCCGGCGCCAGTTCACCCTCCCGTCCCCGCTGCTCGACATGCGGCTCTTCCGGCACCGCGGCTTCTCCGGCGCGGTCCTCGCCGACCTGCTCACCGTCTTCGGCCTCTCCGGGCTGGTCTTCTTCCTCTCCCAGTTCCTCCAGCTCGTCCAGGGCCGCGACCCGCTGGAAGCCGGCCTCGCCGAACTGCCCGCCGCCATCGGCGCGGTGGTCACCGGCCTCGTCGCGGGCCGCTACGCCCGCAGGTACTCGGTACGCGTCATCGTGACGGGCGGCCTCGCCGCCATCGGCCTGGCCCTCGGCGCGCTGACCGTGCTCCACAAGGAGAGCGGCTACCCGCTGCTCGGCGCGGCCCTGCTCGCCGTCGGCCTCGGCGCCGGCTTCTCCTTCACCGTCACCGCCGACGTGATCCTCTCCAGCGTCCCCAAGGAGCAGGCCGGTTCGGCCTCCGCCGTCTCCGAGACGGCGTACGAACTCGGCGCCGCCCTCGGCATCGCCCTGCTCGGCTCCATCGTCACCGGCGTCTACCAGGGCTTCACCGCCCCGGCATCCGTCCCGGGGCCCGTCGCCGACGCCGCCCACGAGTCCCTCGGCGGAGCCGTCGAAGCCGCCAAGACGCTGGATCCGGGCACCGCGGGGCAGATGCTGGACGCCGCCCAGGAGGCCTTCGTGGACGGGCTGCGGCTCGCCTCCGGCGTCGGCGCCGCCGTGCTCCTGGCCACCGCCGCGGCCGCCTGGTTCCTGCTCAAGGGCCAGGAGCTCCAGGACGGCGTCGAACACTGA
- a CDS encoding membrane-associated oxidoreductase, which translates to MEINDLTPAERRVWEAFPRGEGVDFREHPDETGAAGETWGPERTVRAEVLTALLLSGPGTEGQVPGLNIRGARITGKLNLRYAVVEHPIRLRASWFERKPLLYGAQLRVFVANDSTLPGLTADAVRVDMALRLSCCRITGPVRLSGARIAGGLFIRKAVIGTPPAGAADERPPEGEQEPLLQVNHADIGTDVIAMELTVHGQTRINGSTVGGQVNLDGARLLAPGSTALHAETLTVGTDLRAMRAELTGRVNLTGARIPGQLNLAYARLVNPGGVALRASSCVIGEVWLRACDTIQGGVNLRRSQFDLLHMPAATWPEQIRIDGLSYRTLAPHLPAEERLPALEREESGYLPYAYEQLAAAYRTAGDEAAARTVQLAKLRRHRRTLPRHARFWGLLQDATVGYGFRPLRAAGWLLALLLTGCIAYGIDPPRPLKPGEAPEFNPVFYTIDLMLPIISFGQEQAFAPVGWHQWLSYLLIVTGWVLATTTLAGVSRSLQRQ; encoded by the coding sequence ATGGAGATCAACGATCTGACCCCGGCCGAACGCCGCGTATGGGAAGCCTTCCCGCGCGGTGAGGGCGTCGACTTCCGGGAACACCCCGACGAGACCGGAGCCGCCGGCGAGACCTGGGGCCCCGAGCGGACCGTACGCGCCGAGGTGCTCACCGCCCTCCTGCTGAGCGGACCGGGCACCGAGGGCCAGGTCCCCGGGCTCAACATCCGGGGCGCCCGGATCACCGGCAAACTGAACCTGAGGTACGCCGTCGTGGAGCACCCGATCCGGCTGCGCGCCTCCTGGTTCGAGCGCAAACCGCTGCTCTACGGAGCCCAGTTGCGGGTCTTCGTGGCCAACGACTCGACCCTGCCCGGGCTGACCGCCGACGCCGTCCGTGTCGACATGGCCCTCAGACTGTCCTGCTGCCGGATCACGGGGCCCGTCCGGCTCTCCGGAGCCCGGATAGCCGGCGGCCTCTTCATCCGCAAGGCGGTCATCGGCACACCGCCGGCGGGCGCGGCGGACGAGCGGCCTCCGGAGGGGGAGCAGGAGCCCCTGCTCCAGGTCAACCACGCCGACATCGGCACCGACGTCATCGCCATGGAGCTCACCGTCCACGGCCAGACCCGCATCAACGGCAGCACCGTCGGCGGTCAGGTCAACCTCGACGGCGCCCGCCTGCTGGCCCCCGGCTCCACGGCCCTGCACGCCGAGACCCTGACCGTCGGCACCGACCTGCGGGCCATGCGCGCCGAGCTGACCGGCCGGGTCAACCTCACCGGCGCCCGCATACCCGGCCAGCTCAACCTCGCGTACGCCCGGCTCGTCAACCCCGGCGGAGTCGCCCTGCGCGCCTCCAGCTGCGTGATCGGCGAGGTGTGGCTGAGGGCCTGCGACACCATCCAGGGCGGGGTGAACCTGCGCCGCTCGCAGTTCGACCTGCTGCACATGCCGGCCGCGACCTGGCCCGAGCAGATCCGCATCGACGGGCTCAGCTACCGCACGCTGGCCCCCCACCTCCCCGCCGAGGAGCGGCTGCCCGCCCTGGAACGCGAGGAGTCCGGCTACCTCCCGTACGCCTACGAACAGCTCGCCGCGGCCTACCGCACCGCCGGCGACGAGGCGGCCGCCCGGACCGTGCAGCTCGCCAAGCTGCGGCGGCACCGCCGCACGCTGCCCCGGCACGCCCGGTTCTGGGGACTCCTCCAGGACGCCACGGTCGGCTACGGCTTCCGGCCGCTGCGCGCGGCGGGCTGGCTGCTGGCGCTGCTGCTGACCGGCTGCATCGCGTACGGGATCGATCCGCCCCGGCCGCTCAAGCCCGGGGAGGCTCCGGAGTTCAATCCGGTCTTCTACACGATCGACCTGATGCTGCCGATCATCAGCTTCGGCCAGGAACAGGCCTTCGCGCCGGTCGGCTGGCACCAGTGGCTGTCGTACCTGCTGATCGTGACCGGCTGGGTCCTCGCCACGACCACGTTGGCGGGCGTCAGCCGGTCGCTCCAGCGGCAGTAG
- a CDS encoding lysophospholipid acyltransferase family protein — translation MRLMFRTRVEGIENIPGSGPVILAGNHLTFIDSMILPLVCDRTVHFIGKDEYVTGKGLKGRLMAWFFTGAGMIPVDRDGANGGVAALMTGRRILEEGRIFGIYPEGTRSPDGRLYRGRTGIARLTLMTGAPVVPFAMIGTDKLQPGGAGMPRPGRVTVRFGEAMEFSRYEGMDRDRYVLRAVTDSVMAEVMRLSGQEYVDMYATKAKAA, via the coding sequence ATGCGCCTGATGTTCCGCACCCGCGTGGAGGGCATCGAGAACATCCCGGGTTCGGGACCGGTGATTTTGGCGGGCAATCACCTCACTTTCATCGACTCGATGATCCTGCCGCTGGTGTGCGACCGCACGGTCCACTTCATCGGCAAGGACGAATACGTGACGGGCAAGGGCCTCAAGGGTCGGCTCATGGCCTGGTTCTTCACCGGCGCCGGCATGATCCCCGTCGACCGTGACGGGGCCAACGGCGGGGTCGCGGCCCTGATGACCGGCCGCCGCATCCTCGAAGAGGGCCGGATCTTCGGCATCTACCCCGAGGGCACCCGCTCCCCCGACGGCCGGCTCTACCGCGGCCGCACCGGCATCGCCCGACTGACGCTGATGACCGGCGCCCCGGTGGTCCCGTTCGCGATGATCGGGACCGACAAGCTCCAGCCGGGCGGGGCCGGCATGCCGCGCCCGGGCCGGGTCACCGTCCGCTTCGGCGAGGCGATGGAGTTCTCCCGCTACGAGGGCATGGACCGCGACCGGTACGTGCTGCGCGCCGTCACGGACTCGGTGATGGCCGAGGTCATGCGGCTCTCGGGCCAGGAGTACGTGGACATGTACGCGACCAAGGCGAAGGCCGCGTAG
- a CDS encoding glycerophosphodiester phosphodiesterase gives MTQGGAARRTVLGAAVLAAGGGMAGLSAGSASATDNGAGHRELPYPTVIGHRGASGYRPEHTIGSYQLALDLGADVIEQDLVPTRDGHLVCRHENEIGGTTDVADHPEFASRRTTKSIDGVSVTGWFTEDFTLAELKTLRAKERIPALRQRNTLYDGQWAVPTFEEVLRWANREGRRRDKQVWLHVETKHPSYFRGLGLGLEEPLAKLLRRYGRDHRDAAVFLQSFEPSSIQRLSRLVSAPRVVLLSAAGTRPWDFEQAKDPRTVADLVKPEGLKWIAGFAQGIGPTMDLILPRTADGTLGAPTTLVKDAHAQGLLLHPYTARNENNFLPAEYRKGADPTAYGDALGAFKKYFEQGIDGIFTDNPDTGLLAAEAFRPGRRPVNR, from the coding sequence ATGACGCAGGGTGGGGCAGCGCGGCGCACGGTCCTGGGGGCGGCCGTCCTGGCGGCGGGAGGCGGTATGGCCGGACTCTCGGCGGGATCGGCCTCGGCCACCGACAACGGAGCGGGCCACCGGGAACTTCCCTACCCGACGGTCATCGGACACCGCGGGGCCAGCGGCTACCGGCCGGAGCACACGATCGGCTCCTACCAGCTCGCCCTCGACCTCGGCGCCGACGTCATCGAGCAGGACCTGGTCCCCACCCGCGACGGGCACCTCGTCTGCCGTCACGAGAACGAGATCGGCGGGACCACCGACGTCGCCGACCACCCCGAGTTCGCCTCCCGGCGCACCACCAAGTCCATCGACGGGGTCTCCGTCACGGGCTGGTTCACCGAGGACTTCACCCTCGCCGAGCTGAAGACCCTGCGCGCGAAGGAACGCATCCCCGCCCTGCGCCAGCGCAACACGCTCTACGACGGCCAGTGGGCCGTGCCCACCTTCGAGGAGGTGCTGCGCTGGGCGAACCGGGAGGGCCGCCGGCGCGACAAGCAGGTCTGGCTACACGTCGAGACCAAGCACCCCAGCTACTTCCGGGGCCTCGGCCTCGGCCTGGAGGAGCCCCTCGCCAAGCTGCTGCGCCGCTACGGGCGGGACCACCGCGACGCGGCCGTCTTCCTCCAGTCCTTCGAGCCCTCCAGCATCCAGCGGCTCTCCCGGCTGGTCTCCGCGCCCCGCGTGGTACTGCTCTCCGCGGCGGGCACCCGCCCCTGGGACTTCGAGCAGGCCAAGGACCCCCGTACGGTCGCCGACCTGGTCAAGCCCGAGGGGCTGAAGTGGATCGCCGGCTTCGCCCAGGGCATCGGCCCGACCATGGACCTGATCCTCCCGCGCACCGCGGACGGCACGCTGGGAGCCCCGACCACCCTGGTCAAGGACGCCCACGCGCAGGGGCTGCTGCTGCACCCCTACACCGCGCGCAACGAGAACAACTTCCTGCCGGCCGAGTACCGCAAGGGCGCCGACCCGACCGCGTACGGGGACGCCCTCGGCGCCTTCAAGAAGTACTTCGAACAGGGCATCGACGGCATCTTCACCGACAATCCGGACACCGGGCTGCTCGCCGCGGAGGCCTTCCGCCCCGGCCGACGCCCCGTCAACCGCTGA
- a CDS encoding sigma-70 family RNA polymerase sigma factor — protein MDLLNELGPLLSAEAAAEAPGTGVDAADLEQAVWVRLLEHGGHTPDPAEPARWLRRAVRAEARRARRRARREIPYDYRHHSVDGRHPHRSPVADEPEDALLHGEENRALRSAVARLPGRCPELMKALLSPRDLTYREIAGELGISQGSLGPVRSRCLGCLRRMLAAEVAAPGPRGKER, from the coding sequence ATGGACCTGCTGAACGAACTGGGCCCGCTGCTCTCCGCCGAAGCGGCCGCGGAGGCTCCGGGCACCGGAGTGGACGCGGCCGATCTGGAACAGGCCGTCTGGGTCAGGCTGCTGGAGCACGGGGGACACACCCCCGATCCGGCCGAGCCGGCCCGCTGGCTCCGCCGGGCGGTGCGCGCCGAGGCCCGCCGCGCCCGGCGCCGAGCCCGCCGCGAGATCCCCTATGACTACCGTCATCACTCCGTGGACGGCCGCCACCCGCACCGCTCGCCCGTCGCCGACGAACCGGAGGACGCCCTCCTGCATGGCGAGGAGAACCGCGCACTGCGATCGGCCGTCGCCCGATTGCCCGGACGGTGTCCCGAGCTGATGAAGGCACTTCTTTCGCCCAGAGACCTCACTTACCGTGAAATCGCAGGAGAGTTGGGTATCTCACAAGGAAGTTTGGGGCCCGTCCGTTCCCGTTGCCTGGGATGTCTGCGCAGAATGCTGGCTGCAGAGGTTGCGGCTCCTGGCCCACGGGGAAAGGAGCGGTAG
- a CDS encoding GNAT family N-acetyltransferase, giving the protein MGMSVTISAAAAEDAEQIFKLQYLAFQREAELYGNYLIQPLTQSLDSLKEELATDTVLVARLGDEVVGTVRGNVDEEGTGKIAKLCVHPRLQGHGLGARLLRAVEEALAGHAGTTRFRLHTGHKSESNLRLYRNAGYTQVGGRTASDGVQLVILEKDTKDPTEFAVSA; this is encoded by the coding sequence ATGGGCATGAGCGTGACCATTTCGGCGGCGGCTGCCGAGGACGCTGAGCAGATCTTCAAACTGCAGTACCTGGCCTTCCAGCGCGAGGCCGAGCTGTACGGCAACTACCTCATCCAGCCGCTCACCCAGTCCCTGGACTCCCTCAAGGAGGAGCTGGCGACGGACACCGTCCTCGTGGCCAGGCTCGGCGACGAGGTGGTCGGCACCGTCCGCGGCAACGTCGACGAGGAGGGCACGGGCAAGATCGCCAAGCTCTGCGTCCACCCCCGCCTGCAGGGCCACGGACTCGGCGCCCGCCTGCTGCGCGCCGTGGAGGAGGCCCTCGCCGGGCACGCCGGCACCACCCGCTTCCGCCTGCACACCGGCCACAAGAGCGAGTCGAACCTGAGGCTCTACCGCAACGCGGGCTACACCCAGGTCGGCGGCCGCACCGCCTCCGACGGCGTGCAGCTGGTGATCCTGGAGAAGGACACCAAGGACCCGACCGAGTTCGCGGTCAGCGCCTAG
- a CDS encoding methionine ABC transporter ATP-binding protein: MITTSGLTKVYQSRDREVTALDGVDLHVRQGEVYGVIGQSGAGKSSLIRCVNLLERPTTGTVTVDGVDLTALAGRGRRAGKELRQARSRIGMVFQHFNLLSSRTVQGNIELPLEILGVSGRDRSRKALELLDLVGLADKAKAYPTQLSGGQKQRVGIARALAGDPKVLLSDEATSALDPETTRSILQLLRDLNRQLGLTVLLITHEMDVVKSVCDSAALMKRGRIIESGTVAELLATPGSELAGELFPVTGSATGPDRTVVDVTFHGDAATQPVISQLSRTYNVDISILGAAMDTVAGKQIGRMRIELPGRYEDNVVPVGFLREQGLQVELVDGGESADALADELSALVKDGAK; this comes from the coding sequence GTGATCACCACATCGGGCCTCACGAAGGTCTACCAGTCCCGTGACCGCGAGGTCACCGCCCTGGACGGCGTCGACCTGCACGTCCGCCAGGGCGAGGTCTACGGAGTCATCGGCCAGAGCGGCGCCGGCAAGTCCTCCCTGATCCGCTGCGTGAACCTGTTGGAGCGCCCCACCACCGGCACCGTGACCGTCGACGGCGTCGACCTCACCGCCCTCGCCGGACGGGGCCGCCGCGCCGGCAAGGAACTCCGCCAGGCCCGCAGCCGCATCGGCATGGTCTTCCAGCACTTCAACCTGCTGTCCTCGCGCACGGTCCAGGGCAACATCGAACTGCCCCTGGAGATCCTCGGCGTCTCCGGCCGCGACCGCTCCCGCAAGGCACTCGAACTCCTCGACCTGGTCGGCCTCGCAGACAAGGCCAAGGCCTACCCGACCCAGCTCTCCGGCGGCCAGAAGCAGCGCGTCGGCATCGCCCGCGCCCTGGCCGGCGACCCCAAGGTGCTGCTCTCCGACGAGGCCACCAGCGCCCTGGACCCCGAGACCACCCGCTCCATCCTCCAGCTGCTGCGCGACCTCAACCGGCAGCTCGGCCTCACCGTCCTCCTCATCACGCACGAGATGGACGTGGTCAAGTCCGTCTGCGACTCGGCCGCCCTCATGAAGCGGGGCCGGATCATCGAGTCCGGCACCGTCGCCGAGCTGCTCGCCACCCCCGGCTCGGAGCTCGCCGGCGAACTCTTCCCCGTCACCGGCTCCGCCACCGGACCCGACCGCACCGTCGTCGACGTCACCTTCCACGGCGACGCGGCCACCCAGCCGGTCATCTCCCAGCTCTCGCGTACCTACAACGTCGACATCTCGATCCTCGGCGCCGCGATGGACACCGTCGCGGGCAAGCAGATCGGCCGGATGCGCATCGAGCTCCCCGGCCGCTACGAGGACAACGTCGTTCCGGTGGGCTTCCTGCGCGAGCAGGGGCTCCAGGTCGAACTCGTCGACGGCGGCGAGAGCGCCGACGCCCTCGCCGACGAACTCTCCGCACTGGTCAAGGATGGTGCCAAGTGA
- a CDS encoding methionine ABC transporter permease, which yields MTWSEMQPLLTQGTYDTLYMVLWSTLVTVLGGLPIGILLVLTDKGGLLQNRPLNKVLGVIVNMGRSLPFIILLIFLIPVTTAIVGTFIGPTAMIVPLAIGAIPFFARLVETAVREVDHGLIEAVESMGGGIPTLVGKVLLPQALPSLVAGVTTTVITLVGYSAMAGAVGGEGLGSKAITYGFQRFETGFMIATVVVLIAIVTVIQLIGDGVVRLLARRGRTA from the coding sequence GTGACCTGGTCCGAGATGCAGCCCCTGCTCACCCAGGGCACCTACGACACCCTCTACATGGTGCTGTGGTCCACCCTGGTGACCGTCCTCGGCGGACTGCCCATCGGCATCCTCCTCGTCCTCACCGACAAGGGCGGCCTCCTGCAGAACCGGCCGCTCAACAAGGTCCTCGGCGTGATCGTGAACATGGGCCGCTCGCTCCCGTTCATCATCCTGCTGATCTTCCTGATCCCGGTCACCACGGCGATCGTCGGCACCTTCATCGGCCCCACCGCCATGATCGTCCCGCTCGCCATCGGCGCCATCCCCTTCTTCGCCCGGCTCGTCGAGACCGCCGTCCGCGAGGTGGACCACGGCCTGATCGAAGCCGTCGAGTCCATGGGCGGCGGCATCCCCACCCTGGTCGGCAAGGTGCTCCTCCCGCAGGCCCTGCCCTCCCTGGTCGCCGGGGTCACCACCACCGTCATCACCCTGGTCGGCTACTCGGCGATGGCCGGCGCCGTCGGCGGCGAAGGGCTCGGCTCCAAGGCCATCACCTACGGCTTCCAGCGCTTCGAGACCGGCTTCATGATCGCCACCGTCGTGGTCCTGATCGCCATCGTCACGGTGATCCAGCTGATCGGCGACGGCGTGGTCCGCCTCCTGGCCCGCCGCGGCCGGACAGCCTGA